Proteins co-encoded in one Parus major isolate Abel chromosome 17, Parus_major1.1, whole genome shotgun sequence genomic window:
- the BRD3OS gene encoding putative uncharacterized protein BRD3OS, whose translation MSDTVMNGRVPLPEKALSEGYARLRYRDTSLLIWQQQQQKLESAPPNTYLSRSRSMWYSQYGNEAILVRDKNKLDVSRDTGQSKFCAIM comes from the coding sequence ATGAGTGACACGGTGATGAACGGGAGGGTGCCCCTGCCCGAGAAAGCCTTGTCCGAGGGCTACGCCCGCCTGAGGTACAGGGACACCTCTCTGCTcatctggcagcagcagcagcagaaactggaGTCAGCTCCCCCCAACACCTACCTGAGCCGCAGCAGGAGCATGTGGTACTCGCAGTACGGCAACGAAGCCATCCTGGTGCGGGACAAAAACAAGCTGGATGTCTCCAGGGACACGGGGCAGTCCAAGTTTTGTGCTATTATGTAA